From Streptomyces sp. GSL17-111, one genomic window encodes:
- a CDS encoding UDP-N-acetylmuramoyl-L-alanyl-D-glutamate--2,6-diaminopimelate ligase: protein MTTITGDSANRPAPAGTAHRAGPSRRGAPGAPGNLTAVPQADQTPTSPPRPSGVRPVELAELTRSLGIAEPRPASPQAGPGDAAEPPRTAVTGITHDSRAVRSGDIYAALPGARFHGADFAAQAASRGAVAALTDPAGAQRCADAGLAVLTVPDPRRHMGHLAVAIYGDPGRDLLQIGITGTSGKTTTAYLVDGGLRAAAKEGELTGLIGTVESRIGDERLKAQRTTPEATELQTLFGVMRERGVTSVAMEVSSHALVMGRVDGCVFDVAVFTNLSPEHLDFHTDMEDYFQAKAQLFTPERSRAGVVNLDDEYGQRLAREAGVPVTTFSAEGHPDAHWRADDVEVGPLGSVFTVLGPDGQRVRAAAPMPGPFNVSNALGAITALVVAGIDVQTAADGVAAIPGVPGRLERVDAGQPYLAVVDYAHKPDAVESVLRALRRVTDGRIHAVLGCGGDRDPHKRGPMGAALARLSDTAVLTSDNPRSEDPLAILAAMLAGAAEVPSHERGTVLLEEDRAAAIAVAVARAEPGDAVIVAGKGHEVGQDIAGVVRAFDDREVLRAAIEERGRRAAGTAGAPREEHGTTDEERPAR, encoded by the coding sequence GTGACCACCATCACCGGCGACTCCGCCAACCGGCCGGCCCCCGCGGGCACCGCCCACCGGGCCGGCCCCTCACGTCGCGGCGCACCGGGCGCGCCCGGTAACCTCACGGCCGTGCCACAAGCTGATCAGACCCCTACGTCCCCCCCACGCCCCTCCGGAGTGCGGCCCGTCGAGCTGGCGGAGCTGACCCGGTCGCTGGGGATCGCGGAGCCGCGCCCGGCCTCCCCCCAAGCGGGCCCCGGCGACGCCGCCGAGCCTCCCCGGACCGCCGTCACCGGCATCACGCACGACTCCCGTGCCGTGCGGTCCGGTGACATCTACGCCGCCCTGCCGGGGGCCCGGTTCCACGGTGCGGACTTCGCCGCGCAGGCCGCCTCGCGCGGCGCCGTCGCGGCCCTGACCGACCCGGCGGGCGCGCAGCGGTGCGCGGACGCCGGGCTCGCCGTGCTCACCGTGCCCGACCCGCGCCGTCACATGGGTCACCTGGCGGTCGCCATCTACGGTGACCCCGGCCGCGACCTGCTCCAGATCGGCATCACCGGCACCTCCGGCAAGACGACCACCGCCTACCTCGTGGACGGCGGGCTGCGCGCCGCCGCCAAGGAGGGGGAGCTGACCGGCCTCATCGGCACCGTCGAGTCCCGCATCGGGGACGAGCGGCTGAAGGCGCAGCGCACCACCCCCGAGGCCACGGAGCTCCAGACCCTCTTCGGCGTCATGCGGGAGCGCGGGGTCACCTCGGTGGCGATGGAGGTCTCCAGCCACGCGCTCGTCATGGGCCGGGTGGACGGTTGCGTCTTCGACGTCGCCGTCTTCACCAACCTCAGCCCGGAGCACCTGGACTTCCACACCGACATGGAGGACTACTTCCAGGCGAAGGCGCAGCTGTTCACCCCCGAGCGGTCCCGCGCCGGCGTGGTGAACCTCGACGACGAGTACGGCCAGCGGCTCGCCCGCGAGGCCGGGGTGCCCGTCACCACCTTCTCCGCCGAGGGCCACCCCGACGCCCACTGGCGCGCCGACGACGTCGAGGTCGGGCCGCTCGGCTCGGTGTTCACGGTCCTCGGGCCGGACGGCCAGCGGGTGCGCGCCGCCGCACCGATGCCGGGGCCGTTCAACGTCTCCAACGCGCTGGGCGCCATCACCGCGCTCGTCGTGGCGGGCATCGACGTGCAGACGGCCGCCGACGGCGTCGCCGCCATCCCCGGTGTCCCCGGCCGGCTGGAGCGCGTCGACGCGGGCCAGCCCTACCTGGCCGTCGTGGACTACGCGCACAAGCCCGACGCCGTCGAGTCCGTGCTGCGGGCCCTGCGCCGGGTCACCGACGGCCGCATCCACGCCGTCCTCGGCTGTGGCGGCGACCGCGACCCCCACAAGCGCGGCCCGATGGGCGCGGCCCTCGCCCGGCTGTCCGACACCGCCGTGCTGACCTCCGACAACCCGCGCTCGGAGGACCCGCTCGCCATCCTCGCCGCCATGCTGGCCGGGGCCGCCGAGGTCCCGTCCCACGAGCGCGGCACGGTGCTGCTGGAGGAGGACCGGGCCGCCGCGATCGCCGTCGCCGTCGCCCGTGCCGAGCCCGGGGACGCGGTGATCGTGGCCGGGAAGGGGCACGAGGTCGGCCAGGACATCGCCGGGGTCGTCCGCGCCTTCGACGACCGCGAGGTGCTGCGCGCCGCCATCGAGGAGCGCGGCCGCCGCGCGGCCGGCACCGCCGGGGCACCACGGGAAGAGCACGGCACCACCGACGAGGAGCGGCCCGCCCGATGA
- a CDS encoding peptidoglycan D,D-transpeptidase FtsI family protein — protein MSPQEPPRRRVPRPARPDRPGRSARPAAGDRRAEAGRADERRARAGRADERRAPGRPARREPPPRPRAGRRPPPRPPRELRLAAPRTRLRLLSVAVTLVLLVFGLRLLQVQAVDANSFAAAADVNRYVTVPLAAERGTITDRGGHELATTVDAYDITADPYLFGEERTGVPDAPARAAALLGPILGEDPAELERRLTDPPAPRYVRLAYQQTPQVWRQIQDLKKALADQQEKKEGVNVLAGVYAEPRAKRVYPGHELASGVLGFVNSAGEGGGGLEAQLDTLLAGEDGTITYAQSAGRRVPTAGGQEQPPTPGTGVELTLDRDIQWAAQEAITEQVKKSEADGGYVIVQDVRSGEILAMAGAPAFDPNDLSTVSAKNLGNPALQDVYEPGSTAKLMTMAAVLEEKAAAPGTHVTVPNRLPRAGRKFADDHDHETYHLTLTGVLAKSSNIGTILAAERLGESQQEANEVLHGYLRAFGVGRPTGLGFPGESPGILAAPGDWNAAQQHTIPFGQGLSVNALQAASVYSTIANGGVRVTPSLVRGTVGPDGRYEPAPEPDRKRVVSEKTADTLGLMLEEVVTDEEGTGRPAAVPGYRVAGKTGTSNRVDPETGRYNGYTASFAGFAPADDPRVTVYCAVQNPTEGGYHGSSVCGPVFRHVLQFSLKTLQAPPTGVKAPNLPTTFTPGD, from the coding sequence GTGAGCCCGCAGGAGCCGCCCCGGCGCCGGGTCCCGCGCCCCGCCCGCCCGGACCGCCCCGGCCGTTCGGCCCGTCCGGCGGCCGGTGACCGCCGGGCCGAAGCCGGACGGGCCGACGAACGTCGGGCCCGGGCAGGACGCGCCGACGAGCGCCGCGCCCCCGGACGCCCCGCACGTCGCGAGCCGCCGCCCCGCCCCCGCGCAGGGCGGCGGCCCCCGCCCCGCCCGCCCCGGGAGCTGCGGCTGGCCGCGCCGCGCACCCGGCTGCGGCTGCTGAGCGTGGCCGTCACCCTGGTGCTGCTCGTCTTCGGGCTGCGGCTGCTCCAGGTCCAGGCCGTCGACGCGAACAGCTTCGCCGCCGCGGCCGACGTCAACCGCTACGTCACCGTCCCCCTCGCGGCCGAACGGGGCACGATCACCGACCGGGGCGGCCACGAGCTGGCCACCACCGTCGACGCCTACGACATCACCGCCGACCCCTACCTCTTCGGCGAGGAGCGCACCGGCGTGCCCGACGCGCCGGCCCGGGCCGCCGCCCTGCTCGGCCCGATACTGGGCGAGGACCCGGCGGAGCTGGAGCGCAGGCTCACCGACCCGCCCGCACCGCGCTACGTGCGGCTGGCGTACCAGCAGACGCCCCAGGTGTGGCGGCAGATCCAGGACCTCAAGAAGGCCCTGGCGGACCAGCAGGAGAAGAAGGAGGGCGTCAACGTCCTGGCGGGCGTCTACGCCGAGCCCCGGGCCAAGCGCGTCTACCCGGGCCACGAGCTGGCCTCGGGCGTCCTCGGCTTCGTCAACTCCGCGGGCGAGGGCGGCGGCGGGCTGGAGGCGCAGCTCGACACGCTGCTGGCGGGCGAGGACGGCACGATCACCTACGCCCAGTCCGCCGGCCGTCGGGTGCCGACGGCCGGGGGGCAGGAGCAGCCGCCCACCCCCGGCACCGGGGTGGAACTCACCCTGGACCGCGACATCCAGTGGGCCGCGCAGGAGGCCATCACCGAGCAGGTGAAGAAGTCGGAGGCGGACGGCGGGTACGTCATCGTCCAGGACGTGCGGTCCGGCGAGATCCTCGCGATGGCGGGCGCCCCCGCCTTCGACCCCAACGACCTGTCCACCGTCTCGGCGAAGAACCTCGGCAACCCCGCCCTCCAGGACGTCTACGAGCCCGGCTCCACCGCCAAGCTCATGACGATGGCCGCCGTGCTGGAGGAGAAGGCCGCCGCCCCCGGCACGCACGTCACGGTGCCCAACCGGCTGCCCCGCGCCGGCCGCAAGTTCGCCGACGACCACGACCACGAGACGTACCACCTGACGCTGACCGGCGTCCTCGCCAAGTCCAGCAACATCGGCACCATCCTGGCGGCCGAGCGGCTCGGTGAGAGCCAGCAGGAGGCCAACGAGGTCCTGCACGGCTACCTGCGGGCCTTCGGCGTCGGGCGCCCCACCGGCCTCGGATTCCCCGGCGAGAGCCCCGGCATCCTGGCCGCGCCCGGCGACTGGAACGCCGCCCAGCAGCACACGATCCCCTTCGGCCAGGGGCTGTCCGTCAACGCCCTCCAGGCCGCGTCCGTCTACTCCACGATCGCGAACGGCGGCGTCCGCGTCACCCCCAGCCTGGTCCGTGGCACGGTCGGGCCGGACGGACGCTACGAGCCGGCGCCGGAGCCCGACCGGAAACGGGTGGTCAGCGAGAAGACGGCCGACACCCTGGGCCTGATGCTGGAGGAGGTCGTGACCGACGAGGAGGGCACCGGCAGGCCGGCGGCCGTGCCGGGCTACCGGGTGGCGGGCAAGACCGGCACCTCCAACCGCGTCGACCCCGAGACCGGCCGCTACAACGGCTACACCGCCTCCTTCGCCGGGTTCGCCCCGGCGGACGACCCGCGCGTCACCGTCTACTGCGCGGTGCAGAACCCGACCGAGGGCGGCTACCACGGCAGCTCCGTGTGCGGACCGGTGTTCCGCCACGTCCTGCAGTTCTCCCTGAAGACCCTCCAGGCCCCGCCGACCGGCGTCAAGGCACCGAACCTGCCCACCACCTTCACCCCGGGCGACTGA
- a CDS encoding beta-class carbonic anhydrase: protein MSTSPNPRAVTDRLVAANAEYATSFTDPGMDAAPVLNVAVVACMDARIDLHRALGLRLGDCHTIRNAGGVVTDDVIRSLTISQRALGTRSVVLIHHTDCGLMKLTEDFRHELELEVGQRPAWAVESFRDVDQDVRQSIERVRTSPFLQHTDDVRGFVFDVTTGLLREIAPGIAPGK from the coding sequence ATGTCGACCTCACCCAACCCGCGCGCGGTCACCGACCGCCTCGTCGCCGCCAACGCCGAGTACGCGACCTCCTTCACCGACCCGGGCATGGACGCCGCCCCGGTGCTGAACGTCGCCGTCGTGGCCTGCATGGACGCCCGGATCGACCTGCACCGGGCGCTCGGCCTGCGGCTCGGTGACTGCCACACCATCCGCAACGCCGGCGGTGTGGTGACCGACGACGTCATCCGCTCCCTGACCATCAGCCAGCGCGCGCTCGGCACCCGCTCGGTCGTCCTGATCCACCACACCGACTGCGGGCTCATGAAGCTCACCGAGGACTTCCGGCACGAGCTGGAGCTCGAGGTCGGCCAGCGGCCCGCGTGGGCCGTGGAGTCCTTCCGGGACGTGGACCAGGACGTGCGCCAGTCGATCGAGCGGGTCCGCACCTCCCCGTTCCTCCAGCACACTGATGATGTGCGGGGATTCGTCTTCGACGTGACGACCGGTCTGCTGCGCGAGATCGCCCCCGGGATCGCCCCGGGAAAGTGA
- a CDS encoding transglutaminase TgpA family protein, whose translation MSVRARLTLCAWAATLAAATALLPLVDGYSWLLQAAAVLGVQSALGTALRRVAAPRWPVILAQAVLALLMLTFLFVRESAVAGFLPGPTAFEHFGTLLVQGGDDVSQYAIPAPVTDGIRLMLVGGVLLIGLLVDVLAVSYRAAAPAGLPLLALYSVAAGLSGDGDGRWLWFLCAAGGYLLLLLAEGRERLTRWGTVFGESPPPGAPGAPVRVRRASPVRTGHRIGVAALGLALLVPLALPALGTGLLDSDGRGTGGRSDGGNTVTAVNPLVALQDSLNQPENRTVLTYQTDAEDVSDLYMRIVALDEFDGEAWRPSQRRITDVPQTLPAPPGLSPAVDREVVTTRIAAADWYEQSWLPMPYPARRVAVDGRWRFEPEGRTLVGDGGQTTAEARYEVQSLVLRPTAEQLANAPRPPEGLLSEYTEVPDNLPGVVLERALAVTAGAENDYERAVALQDWFARGGGFTYDTEVAAGTGSEAIARFLEQKEGFCIHFSFTMAAMARSLGIPARVAVGFTPGVTAPDGSRLVGLQDAHAWPELYFEGVGWTRFEPTPARGTTPEYALPSLPEPGATDEPDLPRPEESTEPSPGPEDQEDCPPGLGGCEEEQDAAGAAGGFPWDTVRFVALWTALALVVGALLLSPLLWRASVRRRRSGGDALASWQELRDAGWDVGIPPDESATPRQSAVRLVRVGRLDGPAEAAVHRLADAVERALYAPAPGDVPAGGHTADVELARAGLRAAAPRRTRLRATLLPRSSVRVVWAGSERWAALTEAHRAFWSRTAGSLRALLQRG comes from the coding sequence ATGAGCGTACGGGCACGACTCACCCTCTGCGCCTGGGCCGCGACGCTCGCCGCCGCGACCGCGCTGCTTCCGCTGGTGGACGGCTACTCCTGGCTCCTGCAGGCCGCCGCCGTCCTCGGCGTGCAGAGCGCGCTCGGAACGGCGCTGCGGCGCGTCGCGGCACCACGCTGGCCGGTCATCCTGGCGCAGGCCGTGCTGGCCCTGCTCATGCTGACGTTCCTGTTCGTGCGGGAGTCCGCCGTCGCGGGCTTCCTGCCGGGGCCGACCGCGTTCGAGCACTTCGGCACCCTGCTCGTGCAGGGCGGCGACGACGTGAGCCAGTACGCCATACCGGCTCCCGTCACGGACGGCATACGCCTGATGCTGGTCGGCGGCGTCCTGCTCATCGGGCTGCTCGTGGACGTCCTCGCCGTCAGCTACCGCGCCGCCGCCCCCGCCGGGCTGCCGCTGCTCGCGCTCTACTCGGTCGCCGCCGGGCTCTCCGGGGACGGCGACGGGCGCTGGCTGTGGTTCCTGTGCGCCGCGGGCGGATACCTGCTGCTGCTCCTCGCCGAGGGACGGGAGCGGCTCACCCGGTGGGGCACGGTCTTCGGGGAGTCCCCGCCCCCCGGGGCGCCCGGCGCCCCGGTCCGGGTGCGGCGGGCCTCGCCGGTGCGCACCGGCCACCGGATCGGGGTGGCCGCGCTCGGCCTGGCCCTCCTGGTGCCGCTCGCGCTGCCGGCGCTCGGGACCGGTCTGCTGGACTCCGACGGGCGGGGCACCGGGGGGCGGAGCGACGGCGGGAACACCGTCACGGCCGTCAACCCCCTCGTCGCGCTGCAGGACAGCCTGAACCAGCCGGAGAACCGGACCGTCCTCACCTACCAGACGGACGCGGAGGACGTCTCCGACCTGTACATGCGGATCGTGGCGCTCGACGAGTTCGACGGGGAGGCCTGGCGTCCGTCGCAGCGGCGGATCACCGACGTCCCGCAGACGCTTCCGGCACCGCCCGGCCTGTCACCGGCGGTGGACCGGGAGGTGGTCACGACGCGGATCGCGGCGGCCGACTGGTACGAGCAGAGCTGGCTGCCCATGCCGTACCCGGCACGCCGGGTGGCCGTGGACGGCCGCTGGCGCTTCGAGCCCGAGGGCCGCACCCTCGTCGGCGACGGCGGGCAGACGACCGCCGAGGCGCGGTACGAGGTGCAGAGCCTGGTGCTGCGGCCGACGGCGGAACAGCTCGCGAACGCTCCGCGCCCGCCGGAGGGTTTGCTGAGCGAGTACACCGAGGTGCCCGACAACCTGCCCGGTGTCGTCCTGGAGCGCGCGCTCGCGGTGACCGCCGGGGCCGAGAACGACTACGAGCGGGCCGTCGCCCTCCAGGACTGGTTCGCCCGCGGCGGCGGCTTCACCTACGACACCGAGGTGGCGGCGGGCACGGGCAGCGAGGCCATCGCCCGCTTCCTGGAGCAGAAGGAGGGCTTCTGCATCCACTTCTCGTTCACCATGGCGGCAATGGCCCGCTCGCTGGGCATCCCGGCCCGCGTGGCCGTCGGCTTCACCCCGGGCGTCACGGCACCGGACGGCTCCCGCCTGGTGGGCCTCCAGGACGCGCACGCCTGGCCGGAGCTGTACTTCGAAGGCGTCGGCTGGACGCGGTTCGAGCCCACCCCCGCCCGGGGCACCACCCCGGAGTACGCGCTGCCCTCGCTGCCCGAGCCGGGCGCCACCGACGAACCGGACCTGCCGCGTCCCGAGGAGAGCACCGAGCCGTCCCCCGGGCCGGAGGACCAGGAGGACTGCCCGCCGGGCCTCGGCGGCTGCGAGGAGGAGCAGGATGCCGCGGGGGCCGCCGGCGGTTTCCCCTGGGACACCGTGCGGTTCGTCGCCCTGTGGACGGCCCTCGCACTGGTCGTCGGGGCGCTGCTGCTCTCCCCGCTGCTGTGGCGGGCGTCCGTGCGGCGGCGGCGCTCCGGCGGGGACGCCCTCGCGTCCTGGCAGGAGCTGCGGGACGCCGGGTGGGACGTCGGCATCCCGCCCGACGAGTCGGCCACGCCGCGCCAGAGCGCGGTGCGTCTGGTACGGGTCGGGCGGCTGGACGGCCCGGCGGAGGCCGCCGTGCACCGCCTGGCCGACGCCGTGGAACGGGCCCTGTACGCGCCCGCCCCCGGGGACGTCCCGGCGGGCGGTCACACGGCCGATGTCGAGCTGGCGCGGGCCGGGCTGCGAGCCGCCGCGCCACGGCGGACCCGGCTGCGGGCCACGCTGCTGCCGCGTTCCTCCGTCCGGGTGGTGTGGGCCGGCTCCGAGCGGTGGGCGGCGCTGACCGAGGCCCACCGGGCCTTCTGGTCCCGTACCGCCGGCTCCCTGCGGGCCCTGCTCCAGCGCGGCTGA
- a CDS encoding DUF58 domain-containing protein codes for MASAPGGRGAVRRTGSLRASFGGLTTRGRSFLAAGVAAAVCAYLLGQPELLRVGALLAVLPLVCVLALHLSRHRVTGARRLTPARVAVRSEARVQLRVDNVSRVPTGMLMLQDQVPYVLGPRPRFVLDRVEGGGRREVSYRIRSDLRGRYPLGPLQLRVTDPFGMVELTRSFSTQDLLTVIPAAQPLPPVRLVGEATGYGDERRRALAVTGDDDVIPRAYRHGDDVRRVHWRSTARRGQLMVRREEQPRQARATVLLDTRRGAWAGSGPDSPFEWAVTGAASVALHLLERGYQVRLLTDTGALTPGPDGGSAGGDGSDTAGLVLDTLAVVGHSVTPGLDPAAEALRDGAGGLLVAFFGHLDQAQSGVAARMRQRSGGAVALVARGQRAPQAEELQMRALREAGWSVLPFTPHDALPNVWQLADRANAAGASAAPAPPAPPVASAAPPPPPGTPPPPPGPPPTSAAAGVPAAPGRSGTTGTPGGER; via the coding sequence ATGGCGTCCGCCCCCGGGGGCCGGGGCGCTGTCCGGCGGACGGGGTCGCTGCGCGCCTCGTTCGGCGGGCTCACCACACGGGGCCGGTCGTTCCTCGCCGCCGGTGTCGCGGCGGCGGTCTGCGCCTACCTCCTCGGCCAGCCCGAACTGCTGCGGGTGGGGGCGCTGCTGGCCGTCCTGCCGCTGGTGTGCGTCCTCGCCCTGCACCTCTCCCGCCACCGGGTGACCGGCGCGCGGCGCCTCACCCCCGCCCGCGTCGCCGTACGGTCCGAGGCACGGGTCCAGCTGCGCGTCGACAACGTCTCCCGCGTGCCCACGGGCATGCTCATGCTCCAGGACCAGGTGCCCTACGTGCTCGGGCCCCGGCCCCGGTTCGTGCTGGACCGGGTGGAGGGCGGCGGGCGACGCGAGGTGTCCTACCGCATCCGCTCCGACCTGCGCGGACGCTATCCCCTGGGGCCGCTCCAGCTCCGCGTCACGGACCCCTTCGGGATGGTCGAGCTGACCCGTTCGTTCAGCACCCAGGACCTGCTCACCGTCATACCGGCCGCACAGCCGCTGCCGCCGGTGCGGCTCGTCGGCGAGGCCACCGGGTACGGCGACGAGCGCCGCCGCGCGCTCGCCGTCACCGGTGACGACGACGTCATCCCGCGCGCCTACCGGCACGGCGACGACGTGCGGCGCGTGCACTGGCGCTCCACCGCCCGGCGCGGCCAGCTGATGGTGCGGCGCGAGGAGCAGCCGCGTCAGGCCAGGGCCACGGTGCTGCTCGACACCCGGCGCGGCGCCTGGGCGGGCTCCGGGCCGGACTCGCCGTTCGAGTGGGCCGTCACCGGCGCCGCCTCCGTCGCCCTGCACCTGCTGGAGCGCGGCTACCAGGTGCGGCTGCTGACGGACACCGGCGCGCTGACGCCCGGGCCGGACGGCGGCTCCGCGGGCGGCGACGGCTCGGACACCGCAGGTCTGGTGCTGGACACCCTCGCCGTCGTCGGCCACTCGGTCACACCCGGCCTGGACCCGGCCGCCGAAGCCCTGCGGGACGGGGCCGGCGGGCTGCTGGTGGCCTTCTTCGGCCACCTCGACCAGGCACAGAGCGGCGTCGCCGCCCGGATGCGCCAGCGCTCCGGCGGCGCGGTCGCGCTCGTCGCCCGGGGCCAGCGGGCGCCGCAGGCCGAGGAGCTGCAGATGCGTGCGCTGCGCGAGGCGGGCTGGTCCGTCCTGCCGTTCACCCCGCACGACGCGCTGCCGAACGTCTGGCAGCTGGCGGACCGGGCGAACGCGGCGGGCGCCTCCGCCGCGCCGGCACCGCCGGCCCCGCCCGTCGCGTCGGCCGCGCCGCCCCCGCCGCCGGGCACGCCGCCACCGCCCCCGGGGCCGCCGCCCACCTCGGCGGCCGCCGGTGTGCCGGCGGCGCCGGGACGCAGCGGGACGACCGGAACCCCGGGAGGGGAACGATGA
- a CDS encoding AAA family ATPase, protein MTTYDTRENLSDLTATADGVRRSVESVIEGKPEAVRLALTVLLAEGHLLIEDVPGVGKTMLAKALARSVDCSVRRIQFTPDLLPSDITGVSVYDQDRREFEFKPGAIFAQVVIGDEINRASPKTQSALLESMEERQVTVDGHTYPLPAPFMVVATQNPVEMEGTYPLPEAQRDRFMARLSIGYPSTAAELEMLNVHGGTSPLEDLRPVAHADDVAKLIEAVRGVHVSDAVKRYAVELVSATRNHPELRLGASPRATLQLLRAARAAAALAGRDFTLPDDVQFLALPVLAHRLLPTPQAQLNRRTAEHVVYDIVQRTPLPDATPGWGGAQAQVQARGY, encoded by the coding sequence GTGACGACGTATGACACGCGAGAGAACCTCAGCGACCTGACCGCCACGGCGGACGGAGTGCGCCGCTCGGTGGAGAGCGTGATCGAGGGCAAGCCGGAGGCCGTCCGGCTCGCCCTCACCGTGCTCCTCGCCGAAGGACACCTCCTGATCGAGGACGTGCCGGGCGTGGGCAAGACGATGCTCGCGAAGGCGCTGGCCCGGTCGGTCGACTGCTCGGTGCGCCGCATCCAGTTCACGCCCGACCTGCTGCCCTCCGACATCACGGGCGTCAGCGTGTACGACCAGGACCGGCGCGAGTTCGAGTTCAAGCCGGGTGCGATCTTCGCCCAGGTCGTCATCGGCGACGAGATCAACCGCGCCTCCCCCAAGACCCAGTCGGCGCTGCTGGAGTCGATGGAGGAGCGCCAGGTCACCGTGGACGGGCACACGTATCCGCTGCCCGCGCCGTTCATGGTGGTCGCCACGCAGAACCCGGTGGAGATGGAGGGGACCTACCCGCTGCCCGAGGCGCAGCGCGACCGCTTCATGGCCCGGCTGTCCATCGGCTACCCGAGCACGGCGGCCGAGCTGGAGATGCTGAACGTGCACGGCGGAACGTCCCCGCTGGAGGACCTGCGGCCGGTGGCGCACGCCGACGACGTCGCCAAACTGATCGAGGCCGTGCGCGGCGTGCACGTCTCCGACGCCGTCAAGCGGTACGCCGTCGAGCTGGTGTCGGCCACCCGCAACCACCCCGAGCTGCGGCTGGGGGCCTCCCCGCGCGCCACGCTCCAACTGCTGCGGGCCGCCCGCGCGGCCGCGGCGCTCGCCGGTCGGGACTTCACCCTCCCCGACGACGTCCAGTTCCTCGCCCTTCCCGTACTGGCCCACCGGCTGCTGCCCACCCCGCAGGCGCAGCTGAACCGGCGTACCGCCGAGCACGTCGTCTACGACATCGTGCAGCGCACCCCGCTGCCGGACGCGACGCCGGGGTGGGGCGGCGCGCAGGCCCAGGTGCAGGCCCGGGGGTACTGA
- the rsmH gene encoding 16S rRNA (cytosine(1402)-N(4))-methyltransferase RsmH: MTSNHDERHVPVMLQRCLELLAPALTRPGAVVVDCTLGLGGHSEALLDAFPDVRLIALDRDPDALKLAGERLARYGDRATLVHAVYDELPRVLAGTGTPRVQGVLFDLGVSSMQLDEAARGFAYAQDAPLDMRMDQSRGVSAAEVLNTYPPGELVRILRTYGEEKQARRIVEAVVRERDREPFDTSARLVDLIRNALPQAAKRTGGNPAKRTFQALRIEVNGELAVLERALPAAVDALAVDGRIAVLSYHSLEDRLVKQVLAAGAATTAPPGLPVVPERYQPRLELLTRGAELPTEEEVARNRRAAPARLRGARRIREVAPA, from the coding sequence ATGACCAGCAACCACGACGAACGGCACGTTCCGGTCATGCTCCAGCGGTGCCTGGAGCTGCTGGCTCCGGCGCTCACCCGGCCGGGAGCGGTCGTCGTCGACTGCACGCTCGGTCTGGGCGGCCACAGCGAGGCCCTGCTCGACGCCTTCCCCGACGTCCGGCTCATCGCCCTCGACCGCGACCCCGACGCGCTCAAGCTGGCCGGGGAACGCCTGGCCCGGTACGGCGACCGGGCCACCCTGGTGCACGCGGTCTACGACGAACTGCCCCGCGTGCTCGCCGGGACGGGCACCCCGCGCGTCCAGGGCGTCCTCTTCGACCTCGGCGTCTCCTCCATGCAGCTCGACGAGGCCGCCCGGGGGTTCGCCTACGCGCAGGACGCCCCCCTCGACATGCGGATGGACCAGAGCCGCGGCGTGTCGGCGGCCGAGGTGCTCAACACCTACCCGCCCGGGGAGCTGGTGCGCATCCTGCGCACCTACGGCGAGGAGAAGCAGGCCCGGCGCATCGTGGAGGCCGTCGTCCGGGAACGCGACCGGGAGCCGTTCGACACCAGCGCCCGGCTGGTGGACCTGATCCGCAACGCCCTGCCGCAGGCCGCCAAGCGCACCGGCGGGAACCCCGCCAAGCGCACCTTCCAGGCCCTGCGCATCGAGGTCAACGGCGAGCTCGCCGTGCTGGAGAGGGCCCTGCCCGCCGCCGTGGACGCCCTGGCGGTGGACGGCCGCATCGCGGTGCTGTCCTACCACTCGCTGGAGGACCGGCTGGTCAAGCAGGTCCTCGCGGCCGGCGCCGCCACCACCGCGCCGCCCGGCCTGCCCGTCGTCCCCGAGCGCTACCAGCCCCGGCTCGAACTGCTGACCCGGGGCGCGGAACTGCCCACCGAGGAAGAGGTCGCCCGCAACCGCCGCGCCGCCCCGGCCCGGCTGCGCGGCGCCCGACGAATCCGGGAGGTCGCACCGGCATGA